The following are encoded in a window of Candidatus Omnitrophota bacterium genomic DNA:
- the dinB gene encoding DNA polymerase IV, whose protein sequence is MPRANENEPAAGRDTCSGRTSQDQKRKDQAGISGIMTHHITMADKNRYIVHVDMDAFFASVEQRDDPSIKGRPVIVGADPKKGAGRGVVAACSYEARKYGIHSAMPISTAYKKCPKAVFLRPDSSKYSAVSREVFAILENFTPEIEPISIDEAFMDITGSFHLFGTPEGTCRKIKQEIRRKTALTASIGLAPNKMTAKIASEVGKPDGLVIVKPGRVLDFLHPLPVGRLWGIGEKTLSVLESVGIRTIGDLAAKGEEELEDLFGKNGRHMYLLSSGMDGRSVETTEVIKSISNEHTFEEDATDNQVMFDTLMHLSEKVSRRMRRSGLKGRTVTLKIRFSNFKTYTRSHTLDQATNYVDDIYGKALEKIQEFDTSRRAVRLLGVKVSNLTDDSWRSDLFRGTDEEALKKERLHRALDRIMEKYGSGAVRRRRA, encoded by the coding sequence CTGCCTCGGGCAAATGAAAATGAACCAGCTGCCGGACGAGATACATGTTCTGGAAGAACTTCCCAGGACCAGAAGCGGAAAGATCAGGCGGGCATCTCTGGGATAATGACCCATCATATCACCATGGCAGATAAAAACCGATACATAGTTCACGTGGACATGGACGCGTTCTTCGCGTCCGTTGAACAGAGGGATGACCCCTCTATCAAGGGCAGGCCCGTGATAGTAGGGGCTGATCCCAAAAAAGGCGCCGGTAGAGGCGTCGTCGCGGCCTGTTCCTACGAGGCAAGGAAATATGGCATACATTCCGCCATGCCCATTTCAACGGCCTATAAAAAATGCCCGAAAGCGGTGTTCCTCCGTCCGGATTCATCTAAATACTCCGCCGTATCCCGGGAGGTTTTCGCGATACTGGAGAATTTCACGCCCGAGATCGAACCGATAAGCATCGACGAGGCCTTTATGGACATTACCGGAAGCTTCCATCTATTCGGAACACCCGAGGGAACCTGCCGGAAGATCAAGCAGGAGATCCGCAGGAAGACCGCCCTTACCGCGTCGATAGGCCTTGCTCCGAACAAGATGACCGCGAAGATCGCCTCTGAGGTAGGCAAACCGGACGGTCTTGTCATCGTCAAACCGGGCCGGGTACTCGACTTCCTTCACCCTCTTCCCGTGGGAAGGCTCTGGGGCATCGGGGAAAAGACCCTTTCGGTGCTTGAGTCGGTAGGCATCCGTACCATAGGTGACCTTGCGGCAAAGGGTGAGGAGGAACTCGAGGATCTCTTCGGCAAGAACGGCCGTCACATGTATCTTCTATCTTCGGGCATGGACGGGCGGTCCGTGGAAACGACCGAGGTCATCAAGTCCATAAGTAATGAACATACCTTCGAAGAGGATGCCACCGACAACCAGGTGATGTTTGATACCTTGATGCACCTGAGCGAGAAGGTTTCAAGAAGGATGCGCAGGAGCGGGCTCAAAGGGCGCACCGTAACGCTGAAGATACGGTTCTCGAATTTCAAAACTTATACAAGATCACATACCCTGGATCAGGCAACGAATTATGTGGACGATATATATGGAAAAGCGCTTGAAAAAATACAAGAGTTCGACACCTCCAGGCGGGCTGTGCGCCTTCTGGGGGTCAAGGTCTCGAACCTCACCGACGACTCCTGGCGCTCTGACCTGTTCCGGGGCACGGACGAGGAAGCGCTGAAAAAAGAAAGACTGCACAGAGCTCTCGACAGAATAATGGAAAAATACGGCTCCGGCGCGGTGAGGCGACGACGCGCATGA
- a CDS encoding DJ-1 family protein codes for MKKKALVILAQGFEEIEAVTPIDTLRRAEVEVTVAGVGGETVTGSRGLTIKPDIRIEECDSDFDAVILPGGLPGAENLASSLEVKQIVTKMHEAGKIIAAICASPALVLAPAGILDGRQATCYPGLDKNFSAVVKHSKEDVIQDGNIITSRGPATAMKFSRKIAENLVGKTKSDMIASQMLSGE; via the coding sequence ATGAAGAAAAAAGCTTTGGTCATACTGGCACAGGGTTTTGAAGAGATAGAAGCGGTAACGCCCATAGACACCCTCCGCAGGGCGGAGGTCGAGGTAACCGTAGCCGGGGTGGGAGGAGAGACCGTCACAGGATCCAGGGGCCTGACCATAAAACCGGATATACGTATTGAGGAATGTGACAGTGATTTTGACGCCGTTATCCTTCCAGGAGGACTGCCCGGGGCCGAGAATCTCGCCTCTTCGCTCGAAGTAAAGCAGATCGTTACGAAAATGCATGAGGCGGGCAAGATCATCGCCGCTATCTGCGCGTCTCCCGCTCTGGTGCTTGCTCCGGCGGGTATCCTTGACGGCCGCCAGGCCACCTGTTACCCGGGACTTGACAAGAATTTTTCGGCGGTCGTAAAGCATTCCAAAGAGGATGTCATACAGGACGGGAACATAATAACCAGCCGCGGCCCGGCTACCGCAATGAAATTCTCCCGGAAAATAGCCGAGAACCTTGTCGGCAAGACCAAATCCGACATGATAGCCAGCCAGATGCTCTCGGGCGAATAG
- a CDS encoding response regulator, translating to MELHMEDHKILVVDDNKDFADVFCDILKANDYKAECCYGGAQAVELIRDNVYDIMFLDIRMPDMDGIQTLKEVKKIKPETTVIMMTGYSVDELVHQAIEERASEIIYKPFEIEKVLGLIKSTKPI from the coding sequence ATGGAGCTGCATATGGAAGATCACAAGATCCTCGTCGTTGATGATAACAAGGATTTCGCCGATGTCTTCTGTGACATCTTGAAAGCTAATGATTACAAGGCCGAGTGCTGCTACGGCGGGGCCCAGGCAGTGGAGCTTATCAGGGACAATGTTTATGACATCATGTTCCTGGATATAAGGATGCCGGACATGGACGGCATACAGACCCTCAAAGAGGTCAAGAAGATCAAGCCTGAGACCACGGTCATAATGATGACCGGTTATTCCGTGGACGAACTGGTCCATCAAGCCATCGAAGAAAGGGCTTCAGAGATAATATACAAACCTTTTGAGATAGAGAAAGTGCTGGGGCTTATAAAATCCACCAAGCCGATTTAA
- a CDS encoding glycosyltransferase, translating into MTLVIQIPCYNEEKTLPVTLEDLPKSIKGISRIKVLVVDDGSTDKTVEVAKQFGVSEIVRLKKRKGLAVVFATGLDHALKMGADIVVNTDADNQYKGSDIERLVEPILDKRSDIVIGNRRIEKIKHFSFIKKKLQRIGSRIVRYLSGLDIPDATTGFRAYSKEAILKLNVISEFTYTLETIIAAGNKGLVVENIEISTNPELRQSRLFRSIPEYLTRSIATLVRVYTMYRPLKVFLLLGSFLFILGFLIGLRFLYFYLTGSGAGHIQSLILFAVLTILGFQTILWGMLSDLIAANRRLIENTLTKVKRIELKVGKE; encoded by the coding sequence CTGACGCTGGTTATTCAGATACCTTGCTACAACGAGGAAAAGACGCTCCCCGTCACTCTTGAGGACCTTCCCAAGAGCATAAAAGGGATTTCCAGAATAAAAGTACTGGTGGTCGATGACGGAAGTACCGATAAAACGGTCGAAGTGGCCAAACAGTTCGGCGTTTCCGAAATAGTCCGCCTCAAAAAACGCAAGGGCCTGGCCGTGGTCTTCGCCACCGGGCTCGATCACGCCCTTAAAATGGGAGCTGATATCGTGGTCAATACCGACGCGGACAACCAGTACAAGGGCTCGGATATTGAGAGGCTGGTCGAGCCGATCCTGGATAAGCGGTCCGACATAGTCATAGGCAACAGGCGCATAGAAAAGATAAAGCACTTTTCCTTCATCAAGAAAAAGCTCCAGCGCATCGGCAGCAGGATCGTAAGATACTTGTCCGGGCTCGACATACCGGACGCCACGACGGGTTTCCGCGCCTACAGCAAGGAAGCTATACTGAAACTCAACGTCATATCCGAGTTCACGTACACCCTTGAGACCATAATAGCCGCGGGCAACAAAGGCCTGGTGGTTGAGAATATCGAGATATCCACCAACCCCGAGCTCAGGCAGTCGCGCCTTTTCAGGAGCATACCGGAATACCTTACAAGGTCTATCGCCACGCTTGTAAGAGTGTACACCATGTACCGTCCCCTAAAGGTATTTCTGCTTCTGGGAAGCTTTCTTTTTATTCTGGGTTTTTTAATAGGATTGCGGTTCCTGTATTTTTATCTTACAGGTTCCGGTGCCGGCCACATCCAGTCACTCATCCTCTTCGCGGTGCTCACCATACTGGGTTTCCAGACTATACTGTGGGGTATGTTATCTGACCTTATAGCCGCTAACCGAAGGCTAATCGAGAACACGCTGACCAAGGTGAAGAGAATAGAGCTCAAGGTTGGAAAGGAATAG
- a CDS encoding DUF354 domain-containing protein, with protein sequence MKILVDIMHPAHVHFFRNAIKLWQKEHEVLVTSRDKEMTLTLLENYGIENTCISRQGKGFAGLFKELLSRDAELFRLARKFKPDILTGIAGVSVAHVGFATGTPSVVFYDTETATLSNAITYPAASAICTPDCYMGQLGRKQVRYAGYHELAYLHPDRFTPDKSILKDLGLGEERFFLLRFVSWEASHDIPQKGLSLEDKIKLIGILNGYGKVFISSEAELPAELKPYRLSVEPHRMHDLMAFSSIVIGEGATVASEAAMLGVPAFYITKPGRGLGYTNELEQKYGLIRNYSVEQTEAAFSEVKELVCRGELDSEWKKKREVMLEDKIDVTEFIEKFVLTYPVDPEKARDLSGNSEAVR encoded by the coding sequence ATGAAGATACTCGTGGATATAATGCATCCGGCGCACGTTCATTTTTTCCGTAACGCCATAAAACTCTGGCAGAAGGAGCACGAGGTCCTGGTAACTTCCCGCGACAAGGAGATGACCCTGACCCTTCTTGAAAACTACGGTATAGAGAATACCTGTATAAGCCGCCAGGGGAAGGGGTTCGCGGGGCTTTTCAAGGAGCTTCTATCAAGGGACGCTGAATTGTTCAGGCTTGCCAGGAAGTTCAAGCCTGATATTCTTACCGGTATAGCGGGGGTCTCAGTAGCTCATGTCGGGTTCGCTACTGGCACTCCTTCAGTTGTGTTTTATGACACGGAGACCGCCACTTTGTCCAACGCCATAACCTATCCGGCAGCTTCGGCCATCTGCACCCCCGATTGCTACATGGGCCAGCTTGGCCGAAAACAGGTGCGTTACGCCGGGTATCATGAGCTAGCCTATCTTCACCCTGACCGGTTCACTCCGGATAAAAGCATACTGAAGGATCTGGGCCTGGGAGAGGAGAGGTTCTTCCTGCTCAGGTTCGTTTCATGGGAGGCATCGCACGATATACCCCAGAAAGGACTTTCCCTTGAGGATAAGATCAAGCTCATCGGGATATTGAACGGATACGGTAAGGTGTTCATCTCTTCTGAAGCGGAACTGCCCGCCGAACTCAAGCCGTACAGGTTGTCGGTGGAACCGCACAGGATGCATGATCTTATGGCTTTTTCTTCTATAGTAATAGGCGAGGGCGCGACAGTGGCCTCAGAAGCTGCCATGCTGGGTGTGCCGGCATTCTACATAACCAAACCCGGCAGGGGGCTCGGCTACACCAATGAACTTGAACAGAAGTACGGTTTGATACGTAATTACTCAGTTGAGCAAACCGAAGCGGCTTTCAGTGAAGTGAAAGAACTCGTTTGCAGAGGTGAACTTGATTCAGAGTGGAAGAAAAAGCGAGAGGTGATGCTTGAGGATAAGATCGACGTGACTGAATTCATCGAGAAGTTCGTCCTGACATATCCTGTCGATCCGGAGAAAGCGAGAGATCTGTCCGGTAACAGTGAAGCTGTGAGATAA
- a CDS encoding glycosyltransferase — protein sequence MKITIINPDLSSNCLGRSYFLAKVLKRKYEVEIVGPFFGDGIWPPVSGDSTVEYKAVDCRAYLSPLIRIRQILGAISGDVIYVSKPLLTSLGIALLYRRRRKVPFVIDIEDWQLGFYKELLKTYPLYKKIAYMLYSIIFFYRTNSYFNSWIMERFIDWAEAVTVSNSFLKKKYGGEVIVHARDTDRFDPEKFQREDVRREKGIALGKKVVMFLGTPRTYKGLEDLARAVSMIEDPEVMLLVVGISKDWYSHKFDDFALRLLGRQGYIGLPMQPFEEIPEFLAAADVVAIPQRMNLATVGQIPAKVFDAMAMAKPIVSTDVSDMKEILKGCGWVVKPGDPGAIAEAIEEIFADPEKAQRMGEEARKRCIEKYSWDATGGIMQKVFGKYEEGNAA from the coding sequence ATGAAAATAACCATAATCAATCCGGACCTTTCAAGCAACTGCCTTGGCAGGTCCTATTTTCTGGCCAAGGTGCTCAAGAGAAAATACGAAGTAGAAATCGTCGGACCCTTTTTCGGCGATGGCATATGGCCCCCTGTTTCTGGCGACAGCACCGTGGAATATAAGGCCGTGGACTGCCGGGCTTATTTGAGTCCCCTTATCAGGATTAGACAGATCTTGGGCGCCATAAGCGGTGATGTTATCTATGTTTCCAAACCGCTTTTGACCAGTTTGGGTATAGCCCTGCTCTACAGGCGCCGGAGAAAAGTTCCTTTTGTGATCGACATAGAGGACTGGCAGCTTGGTTTCTACAAGGAACTTTTGAAGACGTATCCTCTCTACAAGAAAATAGCTTATATGCTGTACTCTATTATTTTTTTCTACAGGACGAATTCTTATTTTAACAGCTGGATAATGGAGAGGTTCATAGACTGGGCGGAGGCGGTTACCGTCTCGAACAGTTTTCTTAAGAAAAAGTACGGGGGAGAGGTCATAGTCCACGCACGTGATACAGACCGGTTCGATCCGGAAAAGTTCCAGCGTGAGGATGTGCGCAGGGAAAAAGGGATAGCTCTCGGTAAAAAAGTGGTCATGTTCCTGGGGACCCCCCGCACTTACAAGGGGCTTGAAGACCTTGCCCGGGCTGTTTCCATGATAGAGGACCCTGAGGTTATGCTTCTTGTCGTGGGCATATCAAAAGACTGGTACAGCCATAAGTTCGACGATTTCGCTTTGCGCCTTTTAGGGCGTCAAGGGTATATCGGCCTGCCCATGCAGCCTTTTGAAGAGATACCCGAGTTCTTGGCGGCGGCGGACGTGGTTGCGATACCCCAGCGGATGAACCTGGCCACCGTGGGGCAGATACCCGCTAAGGTCTTTGATGCGATGGCCATGGCCAAGCCTATTGTGAGCACTGATGTCTCTGATATGAAGGAAATACTGAAGGGCTGTGGATGGGTAGTAAAGCCCGGGGACCCCGGAGCTATCGCCGAGGCCATAGAAGAAATTTTCGCTGATCCGGAAAAAGCGCAACGGATGGGCGAGGAGGCCAGGAAAAGGTGTATTGAAAAATACAGCTGGGACGCCACCGGGGGTATTATGCAGAAAGTTTTCGGTAAATACGAAGAGGGGAACGCCGCTTAA
- a CDS encoding phospholipid carrier-dependent glycosyltransferase has protein sequence MRKETIWIIIALMVIALMTRIGSFKKKHPLSYDESVYPRLAVQIMEDPSNYNTQDLYEYELKRGRKLPTYFTKPLFKHPPLFTYLVSVSFRLFGKTYFSAFKVSLLFGILLIPLAYMLGRLLFDEKAGIYAALIMLIEPIAWITSQKIWMETTLAFFSILSLCMFALAVKNYRSYFMIACGISAGFAALTKYPGILPIGGIFIYAAFFERWLFRKRSFYIGLVVPFLMMVPWGWWNWQVYGPDLLTVFGRDGNVGRFFTNLSKFQEALWGLVFIVIILAVGRKRIFTFLSDISRTKVRSVPAFAVFGLLALLGVIFGKYIMNALDFGYIPPTGWKTGMFNKEPWGFYPWKILELSPLYIFSYVSLAVLLFDKKKQKGYLLVYAYVFVLMTFWVAWGAYQCRYIVALTTPLVVLSARSQLFLLDKLGKVPQRGMKLLLQGVYVATIAYLVMKTLKVDLMMAVPNTACYF, from the coding sequence ATGAGAAAAGAAACCATATGGATAATTATCGCGCTGATGGTCATAGCGTTAATGACGCGGATCGGCAGTTTCAAGAAGAAGCATCCTTTAAGTTATGATGAATCGGTCTATCCCAGGCTCGCTGTCCAGATAATGGAGGATCCCTCGAACTATAATACACAGGACCTCTATGAGTACGAGCTGAAAAGGGGACGCAAACTCCCGACGTATTTCACTAAACCCCTCTTTAAGCATCCGCCGCTATTCACGTATCTGGTTTCGGTGAGCTTTCGTCTCTTCGGCAAGACGTACTTTTCCGCTTTTAAGGTGTCGCTTCTATTCGGGATACTTCTTATACCCCTGGCATATATGCTGGGCAGGTTGCTATTTGACGAGAAAGCGGGCATATACGCCGCTCTCATCATGCTGATCGAGCCCATAGCCTGGATAACGTCGCAGAAGATATGGATGGAAACGACCCTTGCCTTTTTCAGCATATTGTCTCTATGCATGTTCGCCCTTGCGGTCAAGAACTATAGGTCCTATTTCATGATAGCCTGCGGTATATCCGCGGGATTTGCAGCGCTTACCAAGTATCCCGGCATATTGCCCATAGGGGGCATTTTCATATATGCGGCGTTCTTCGAGAGATGGCTTTTCAGGAAAAGATCTTTCTATATCGGACTGGTTGTGCCGTTTCTTATGATGGTCCCGTGGGGATGGTGGAACTGGCAGGTGTACGGACCGGATCTATTGACCGTTTTCGGCAGGGACGGTAACGTGGGCAGGTTCTTCACGAACCTGTCAAAGTTCCAGGAGGCCTTATGGGGACTTGTTTTCATAGTTATTATCCTGGCCGTTGGCAGGAAGAGGATATTCACCTTTTTAAGCGATATTTCCAGGACAAAGGTCAGGTCGGTTCCGGCTTTCGCTGTTTTCGGGCTGTTGGCGTTACTTGGAGTGATATTCGGGAAGTATATAATGAATGCTCTTGATTTCGGATATATCCCTCCCACGGGATGGAAGACGGGCATGTTCAACAAGGAGCCCTGGGGATTCTATCCCTGGAAAATACTGGAGCTATCGCCTTTATATATTTTCTCCTATGTTTCTCTTGCCGTTCTTCTGTTCGATAAGAAGAAGCAGAAGGGGTATCTGCTGGTTTACGCTTACGTCTTTGTTCTGATGACCTTTTGGGTTGCATGGGGCGCTTACCAGTGCAGATATATCGTGGCGCTTACAACGCCATTAGTGGTTCTTTCGGCAAGGTCGCAGCTTTTCCTATTGGATAAGCTCGGAAAGGTCCCGCAGCGGGGGATGAAACTCCTTCTGCAGGGTGTGTACGTGGCGACAATCGCGTATCTTGTGATGAAAACTCTCAAAGTGGACCTGATGATGGCGGTACCGAACACGGCATGTTATTTTTAG
- a CDS encoding glycosyltransferase, which produces MDTLSSVAIVILNWNGFDDTVECLESLRDTDYGNYQIVLVDNASDNDEGARLGSMFPEVHLIQNRKNKGFAGGNNDGMNWALEKGFDYVVNLNNDTIAEKGWLKHLMRGMQTSGADFASPRIMNYPEEATIFSDGDFILPDGSGVALNRYSEYDGDTHIKLIFSACGAASVYSRKCLEEVKVEREQYFDELYFAFYEDIDMGIRLNARGFKGVCVPKAVIYHKHSRTAGRHSGLKLFHSEKNRMLNELLNYPAILVVLGELFFLVKLLVKTVALVVRSSAPGRSREGGYVENLGFTRTITEFVRARMWILGHFGRIMEKRRKRREKGFIVYSILKKFYWNIFRIA; this is translated from the coding sequence ATGGATACTTTATCCAGTGTAGCCATCGTGATACTTAACTGGAACGGTTTTGATGATACCGTGGAGTGCCTGGAGTCTCTGCGGGATACGGATTACGGGAATTATCAAATAGTGCTTGTCGATAACGCCTCGGATAATGATGAAGGAGCCAGGTTAGGCTCCATGTTCCCGGAAGTACATTTGATACAGAACAGGAAGAACAAGGGATTTGCTGGTGGCAATAACGACGGTATGAACTGGGCGCTTGAAAAAGGGTTCGATTATGTCGTGAACCTGAACAATGACACCATAGCGGAAAAAGGCTGGTTAAAGCATCTTATGCGCGGCATGCAGACCTCCGGGGCCGATTTCGCAAGTCCAAGGATAATGAACTATCCGGAGGAAGCGACGATCTTCTCGGACGGTGATTTTATTCTGCCTGACGGCTCAGGTGTGGCGCTGAACCGCTACAGCGAATATGACGGTGACACCCACATTAAATTGATCTTCAGTGCCTGCGGGGCCGCGTCAGTTTATTCGAGAAAATGCCTGGAAGAGGTTAAGGTCGAGAGAGAACAGTATTTCGACGAACTGTATTTCGCTTTTTACGAGGATATCGACATGGGGATAAGGCTGAACGCGAGAGGCTTTAAAGGTGTATGCGTGCCCAAAGCGGTTATCTACCACAAGCATTCCAGGACTGCAGGGAGGCATTCCGGTCTTAAGCTCTTCCATTCCGAAAAGAACAGGATGCTGAATGAACTTTTGAACTACCCGGCGATACTGGTGGTATTGGGGGAACTGTTCTTCCTGGTTAAACTTCTGGTCAAGACAGTCGCTTTGGTCGTGAGATCCTCTGCACCTGGCCGATCCCGGGAAGGGGGTTACGTTGAGAACCTGGGGTTTACACGAACCATCACCGAATTCGTCCGTGCCAGGATGTGGATACTGGGCCATTTCGGCCGGATAATGGAAAAACGCCGAAAGCGCCGGGAAAAAGGATTTATAGTGTATAGTATATTAAAGAAGTTCTACTGGAATATTTTCCGAATCGCATAG
- a CDS encoding glycosyltransferase — MGNSKEPTVSVILPTFNRANILRRSIDSVLGQTYSDFELIIVDDGSSDNTAELVAGVNDPRIKYIKHENNSGLPAARNTGLKHARGRFIAFQDDDDQWLEDRLKVQVSLLNKTDEDTGVVYCDSIKMEQGVKSYLYSPSRSGKSGDLHHDFLMGNFVTVIATLVKRECFLKVGNFDESLPSFEDWDMWLRISKHFKFRYSDEPLVIVHITEGSMTADISKIVRARKLILQKHYNEFMQNRKLLAKNYVQLACELYSIGRMSEGRAYSFKALRIAPFDLRNIIYTALSLLGKSCFVKILSAYKSLKNSVKRKNHLFYK, encoded by the coding sequence ATGGGCAATTCAAAAGAACCTACGGTGAGTGTTATCCTTCCTACATTTAATAGGGCAAATATACTGAGGCGTTCTATAGACAGTGTGCTCGGTCAGACCTATTCCGACTTTGAATTGATAATCGTAGATGATGGATCTTCTGATAACACCGCGGAACTTGTGGCTGGAGTAAACGACCCCAGGATCAAGTACATCAAACATGAAAACAATTCCGGTCTTCCTGCGGCACGGAATACAGGGCTTAAACACGCCCGCGGAAGGTTCATCGCTTTCCAGGACGATGATGACCAGTGGTTGGAAGATCGCCTTAAGGTGCAGGTGTCCCTATTAAACAAAACAGATGAGGATACCGGGGTGGTCTATTGTGATTCAATAAAAATGGAGCAAGGGGTGAAAAGTTATTTATATTCACCCTCCAGATCAGGCAAAAGCGGCGACCTGCATCATGATTTTTTAATGGGGAACTTTGTAACAGTTATAGCGACTCTGGTCAAAAGGGAATGTTTCCTGAAAGTCGGCAATTTTGATGAAAGCTTGCCTTCTTTCGAAGATTGGGATATGTGGCTGAGGATATCCAAACATTTCAAATTCAGGTATAGCGATGAACCGCTGGTAATAGTACATATTACCGAAGGCAGCATGACAGCTGACATAAGTAAGATCGTGAGGGCCAGAAAACTTATCTTGCAGAAACATTATAATGAGTTCATGCAGAATAGGAAACTGTTAGCTAAGAATTATGTCCAGCTTGCCTGTGAACTCTATTCAATAGGGCGGATGAGCGAGGGAAGAGCTTATTCATTCAAGGCCCTCCGTATTGCGCCTTTTGACCTGCGGAATATCATATATACGGCACTTTCCTTATTAGGAAAAAGCTGTTTTGTGAAGATCTTGTCTGCTTATAAAAGCTTAAAGAATAGCGTGAAAAGGAAAAATCATTTATTCTATAAATAG